A genomic stretch from Chitinophaga agri includes:
- a CDS encoding ribonucleoside-diphosphate reductase small subunit, whose product MNLENELLLKENKDRFVLLPINYPKVWEKYKQHEASFWTAEEIDLSADMKDWNNLNDGERHFITHVLAFFAASDGIVNENLAVNFMSEVQLPEARCFYGFQIMMENIHSETYALLIDTYVKDPAEKDRLFHAIETVPAVTKKAEWALRWIENGNFAERLVAFAAVEGIFFSGSFCSIFWLKKRGLMPGLTFSNELISRDEGLHCEFACLLYSMLENKLSQDQVHTIIRDAVSIEKEFIIDALPVALIGMNSKLMSEYIEFVADRWLGELGYAKIYNTANPFDFMEMISLQGKTNFFEKRVGDYQKAGVMSGKDTQTFSLDEDF is encoded by the coding sequence ATGAATTTAGAGAATGAACTGCTTTTAAAGGAAAACAAAGACAGATTTGTATTGCTGCCTATCAATTATCCGAAGGTATGGGAGAAATACAAGCAACATGAGGCTAGTTTCTGGACAGCAGAGGAGATTGATTTAAGTGCAGATATGAAGGACTGGAATAATCTCAATGATGGGGAACGTCATTTCATTACTCACGTACTGGCATTTTTTGCCGCAAGTGACGGTATTGTGAATGAAAATCTCGCCGTGAATTTCATGAGCGAGGTACAGTTACCTGAGGCGCGTTGTTTCTACGGTTTTCAGATCATGATGGAAAACATCCATTCTGAAACATATGCATTGCTGATCGATACATACGTGAAAGATCCGGCAGAAAAAGACCGGTTGTTTCATGCGATCGAAACAGTACCAGCTGTGACAAAAAAAGCAGAATGGGCGTTACGCTGGATTGAAAACGGCAATTTTGCTGAACGCCTTGTTGCATTTGCTGCAGTAGAAGGTATTTTCTTCAGTGGGAGCTTCTGCTCTATCTTCTGGCTGAAGAAAAGAGGACTAATGCCAGGTCTGACCTTTTCCAATGAGCTGATCAGCCGTGATGAAGGATTGCATTGCGAATTTGCCTGTCTGCTGTATAGCATGCTGGAAAACAAATTATCTCAGGACCAGGTACACACCATCATACGTGACGCAGTATCTATCGAAAAAGAATTCATCATAGATGCACTGCCGGTTGCACTGATCGGTATGAACAGTAAACTGATGAGTGAATATATCGAGTTCGTAGCTGACCGCTGGTTAGGCGAACTGGGATATGCTAAAATTTACAATACAGCAAATCCGTTTGACTTCATGGAGATGATCTCTCTGCAGGGTAAGACAAACTTCTTCGAAAAACGGGTGGGTGACTATCAGAAAGCGGGTGTCATGTCCGGCAAGGACACACAGACATTTAGTCTGGACGAAGATTTCTAA